Genomic segment of Nostoc sp. TCL240-02:
CCGCAATCCGCGATCGCTTAGAGGTTTACCTCTGTCTCGACGACTGGGACTAGGAAACACCGGCTGATCATTGCTGGCATCGCCACGGTAATCCAGTAGCACCGCACTAGTTTCCGGATCGAGACTAATAGTTCTGGTTTTATTTCGTTTCCCCGTCACAGTTAATAACAGACAATCTCCATCCTCCCGAAACTGCCGCCAAAATAACCCCGGTGTAACTATGCGCTTACCATAATCAGAAGTTTGCCGCGCAATTTCTCCCGCCCTCACCCCACTGTAAAAGACGAGAGTCAACAGCAGCCAATGCATCTTATTAGTGTTGTGTTGCAAATCTACTTCAATCGCCGCTTTTTCCAACTTAGCAATCTCGCGTTCCGACAGAATGCGCTCTGCGAGCTTATCGTCCCATTGGATACTTAAGTCCTTGCCCAAGTCGATAGCAAAATAACCAATAGAAGCTCTAGTACCCCACTCCCACAAACTTTTAATCGCCGCAGTGTATTTAGCTGCCGTATTTTTACTAATTCCATAAGTATTTTTCTGTCCCCGTACTGGCTTTTCATCCTTTAGCCAAGCAAGATAAGCGTGTAGATGGAATAACGTTACCATCCTAAAATCAGATATCCCAAACCGCGACTGCATATAATCAGCAAGCTCATAACCAATTTGCCGATATGCCCGTCGCGTTTGGTCGCTTTTAATAGTGACAGAATGCACCCATAGCTCAATTAGCTGCTCCGTCGAATTAATTCTCTGGCGGTTGGGAAAATAATAATCTACAAGCGCAACCCGGGCTTCATCAAGCGGCAGAGTCACCACCTCGACAGCAAGTGATTCCACGCTTAATACAGGTAAATTTTCCATAAGATAAATCCCCAACCCCCACTGATAATTATGATGCCGAGAACTGTAATTCCCGGTATCTTTATGATAGTTGTTTCCCAGACACGATCCAATTGCCCATATAAAATCATCTATATCGTATATACGCGGATATCCCGTATGCGATGATGGTAGTGAGAAGAGTGGGGGAAGTCGGGGGAGATGGGGAGGTAGGGGGAGTGAGTAAATATTACAACTCAAGGCAAATGGTTAAAGAACTGGTTAGAAAGCATCAAGATTTAGAAATTTATAAGATGGCACTTGATATGGCGATGCAAATTTTTGAATTATCGAAAAAGTTTCCTGTGGAGGAAAGGTATTCGCTTACCGATCAAATTCGTCGCTCATCTCGCTCTGTGTGTGCGAATTTAGCTGAGGCATGGAGGAAGCGTCGATATGAGGCAGCTTTCGTCGCAAAATTGAATGACTGTGTTCGCGGAGCGTGTCGTAGACAAGCAGAAGCAGCCGAAACTCAAACCTGGATAGAGTTTAGTGTTAAATGTGGTTACTTGGATGTTGAGATTGGTCGAGAACTCTACGGAACCTATAACCAGATTTTGAGT
This window contains:
- a CDS encoding four helix bundle protein, with product MVKELVRKHQDLEIYKMALDMAMQIFELSKKFPVEERYSLTDQIRRSSRSVCANLAEAWRKRRYEAAFVAKLNDCVRGACRRQAEAAETQTWIEFSVKCGYLDVEIGRELYGTYNQILSGLVNMINHSESWLMKH
- a CDS encoding site-specific integrase, with translation MENLPVLSVESLAVEVVTLPLDEARVALVDYYFPNRQRINSTEQLIELWVHSVTIKSDQTRRAYRQIGYELADYMQSRFGISDFRMVTLFHLHAYLAWLKDEKPVRGQKNTYGISKNTAAKYTAAIKSLWEWGTRASIGYFAIDLGKDLSIQWDDKLAERILSEREIAKLEKAAIEVDLQHNTNKMHWLLLTLVFYSGVRAGEIARQTSDYGKRIVTPGLFWRQFREDGDCLLLTVTGKRNKTRTISLDPETSAVLLDYRGDASNDQPVFPSPSRRDRGKPLSDRGLRLMMAEISASAGIKFSAHFLRHTHATLAKKNGASDFDLQADLGHASPATTAKYIHHIGRVGTSHALRKKSKHR